The Pyxidicoccus sp. MSG2 DNA segment GGCGTGAATGCGGTCTCCGTGTGGGACCACCAACCGAAGGCCGATGAAATCCTCGACGCCCGGCTCGCCTCGGGGTGGACGCCCACGCCGACGAGCACCGTCGACGGGGACGTCATCCTCGGCCATGCCGCGTGCCGGGTGCCGCCGAAGCCGGCGGCACCTGAGGCCCTGTGACTACTTCCCCTTCGCCTGCTCCTTCACCCACGAGTCCTTCAGCGTCACCGTGCGGTTGAAGACGGGCTTGCCCGGCTTCGAGTCCTTCGGGTCCACGTAGAAGTAGCCCTGGCGCTCGAACTGGAAGCGGGAGTCCGCGGCGGCGTCCGCCAGCATCGGCTCCACGCGCGCGTCGCGGAGCACCTGGAGGCTGTTCGGGTTGAGGAAGGTGGTGAAGTCCTTCTCGTCGTCCGCGCCCGGGTTCTCCACGGAGAAGAGCCGGTCGTACAGGCGCACCTCGGCGGTGGGCGCGTTGCCCGGCACCCAGTGCAGCGTGCCCTTCACCTTGCGGCCGTCCGGCGCGTTGCCACCGCGCGTCGCGGCGTCATAGGTGCAGCGCAGCTCCACCACGTTGCCCGCAGCGTCCTTGATGACCTTCTCGCACTTGATGAAGTACGCCGAGCGCAGGCGCACCTCCTTGCCGGGCGCGAGCCGGAAGAAGCCCTTCGGCGGGTCCTCCATGAAGTCGTCCGCCTCGATGTACAGCTCGCGCATGAAGGGCACCTGGCGCGTCCCCATCTCCGGCTTCTGCGGATGGTTCTGCACCTCCAGGCTCTCCACCTGCCCCTCCGGGTAGTTCTCCAGCACCACCTTCAGCGGGCGCAGCACGCCCATGGCGCGGGGGGCCGTCTCGTTGAGGTCCTCGCGGACGCACAGCTCCAAGAGCCCCATGTCGATGAGCTGCTCGTTCTTGCTCACGCCCACGCGCGTCGCGAAGTCGCGGATGGACGCCGCGGTGAAGCCGCGCCGGCGCAGGCCGGAGATGGTCATCATGCGCGGGTCGTCCCAGCCGGACACCATCCCCTCATTCACCAGCTTGAGCAGCTTGCGCTTGCTCATCACCGTGTAGTTGAGGTTCAGCCGGGAGAACTCGTACTGGTACGGCCGGTCCCCCTTGATGAGGGCGTCCACAATCCAGTCGTACAACACGCGCCGGTTCTCGAACTCCAGCGTGCAGACGGAGTGCGTGATTCC contains these protein-coding regions:
- a CDS encoding glutamine--tRNA ligase/YqeY domain fusion protein, which gives rise to MTTTNETQGLNFLQEIIEEDRRTGKHGGRVHTRFPPEPNGYLHIGHAKSICLNFGLAQQFGGRCNLRFDDTNPVTEDTDYVESIQKDVKWLGFDWEDRKYFASDYFPKLYDFAVELIKQGKAYVCSLTADEIREYRGDFTTPGRDSPYRNRSVDENLDLFHRMRAGEFPDGKHTLRAKIDMTSPNPVLRDPPIYRIRHAHHHRTGDAWPIYPLYDFAHCLSDAIEGITHSVCTLEFENRRVLYDWIVDALIKGDRPYQYEFSRLNLNYTVMSKRKLLKLVNEGMVSGWDDPRMMTISGLRRRGFTAASIRDFATRVGVSKNEQLIDMGLLELCVREDLNETAPRAMGVLRPLKVVLENYPEGQVESLEVQNHPQKPEMGTRQVPFMRELYIEADDFMEDPPKGFFRLAPGKEVRLRSAYFIKCEKVIKDAAGNVVELRCTYDAATRGGNAPDGRKVKGTLHWVPGNAPTAEVRLYDRLFSVENPGADDEKDFTTFLNPNSLQVLRDARVEPMLADAAADSRFQFERQGYFYVDPKDSKPGKPVFNRTVTLKDSWVKEQAKGK